Genomic segment of Peromyscus leucopus breed LL Stock chromosome 23, UCI_PerLeu_2.1, whole genome shotgun sequence:
AAGCATAAGGGTGCCTACCTgccatctcagcactggagagcccgaggcaggaggatcataactTCTAGAATGGTCTagcctacatagcaagtccctGGGCCAAGCAAAACATAAATTGCCCCTGGTCTATTGCTCCATTCTGattatatatatcttttttaaaaaaagatttatttttaggtgcattgatgtttttgtctgtatgtatatctgtgtgaacgtgtcggatcctctggaactgtggatgctgggaatcaaatcctggTTCtctaggaagagcagcaagcgctcttaactgctgaaccatgtctccagccctgagagTTGGATCTTACCCAGAATGCTAAGGGCCCGGAAGTTACTAGTCATTGGCAAGTGCCCAGGTGTACTGgttaattgtttttcttcaatTTGACCCAGGCTACCTTCCTCAGCCGAGAGAACACCCCCATCCAAATGGCTCATAAACAAGTCTgaggagcattttcttgattagtgattgatgtgggagagctcagCCTACGGGATGGTCATGTGATCCTGcataggtggtcctgggtggtaataagaaagcaggctgagcaagccgtaggatcaagccagtaagcagcaccctccatggtctctgcatcagcccctgcctccaggtttctgccctgtctTTCCTCAGTGAAGGAGTGACCTGTAAGTCAAGACCTTTACTCCTCGAGTTGCTCTTGTCCGTGGTCTTCATCACAGCGACACCAGGCTTCCATGTTTACTCAGAGAAGCGGGCCAGTTCCAGAAGGTGGGAGCATCAAGGTAGAGGCCACTGAGGATGCCTGTGAGGGCTGAACACCCCTCAAGGACATGTTAAGCAGGGAAACACAGTCCCCAGAACTAAGCCGATGGCTCCCATGTCCTGGTATTGCCGGTCCCTGGGCACACTGCTGGGTGAGCAGAGGGCTATGCCAAGGGATAGGTGAGCACAGCTCAGGGAACAAGGTGCCCGAAGGGGGTGATGGGCGGGAAGCCACTGAGTGGTTATATGTCGTGTTGGCTGCTCATTTGGTCTCTGTCTTGTCCTTGAACTAAAAGGCTTGGAGATCCGAGGCCTGGTATCACACCACAGGACTGTCTGAAGAAGTCTTTCTGGCCCCACCAGTCCACTCCCAATGGTTAGCAGGTCTCTAGTCCTTCTCTAAAGACCCAGGAGTCAGTTCGGGGAGAGGTTTGAGCCTCTTTAAACCAGTGGATAAACAGGACCTGGTGCCGCTCACTGGTGCACCTCCATCCTCTTATGTagcttctccagccccagtttatCCACGTAACATTGTAACATTGTATGCTCGATAAGATAGTAGTTCAAAGTGGCAAGTTAATTCCCTTATTGGAGACCAGAAGTCCAGGGGTCTCCCTGGGCTAAGGTGATGGTATCAGCGGGGCAGCAGGACCATCAATGAGTCGCAGGAGTGGTGGGGACACGATGTCTCTGTTGGTTGAGCCTGTGTCTCGGGGTGTGGTTCAAAAGCTAGAGTAGGGTCCCAGGTGCGGGTTATTTGGGCTTGTCCAAACTGCCATTTCTTCACCAGCGAAATGGGGCCCTAATTTCTAAGCCACGGCCTCCCCAAGGGCTGCATGAGCTCATGGTAGTGACCATCCCTGGCCTGGCATGTCTTGGGTGATGAAAAGGCGGAGtcaggctgggctgtggtggccagcacttttatcccagcactcgagaggcagagacaggaggatctccgtgagttcgaggtcagcccgaattgttacacagagaaaccctgtctcaataaaacaaacaaaaaaaaaaaaaaaaaaaaaaaaaagagaaggtggGAGTCTTTCCCCCACCCACACTGTCCCCAGCGGGAGCAGCCACACTCAAGCCTAAAGCTGGCCCATGAAGACTCAACACCCCCAAATACTCTCTGAGCCGCCGCTTTGGGAGTAGTTGACAATTGTCTACAACTCATTCCCAAGACACTACCTGCCAAGTGTGCATTCTGAGGGACAGTCAATGCCAGCCATGTGAATTTCATTGACGACCCCACCCCTTTAGGCTCAGATCCAGTGGGAATGTGGTGTCAGAGGGCTGGCCAGgttcctgtgctgtgtgtgtgtgtgtgtgtgtgtgtgtgtgtgtctgtctgtctgtctgtctgtctccgcTGTCTATACTGAGCCACGCTGCTGCTGTTCGGCCTTTATTGACAGTAGACAGTTACTTGGTACTATACTACAGAGTCTTGGCACTGCCTGGATGCAGGGTTTTAACACTTAAACACCATGACTTATCAAGAGCCCTAGCACACagcagctgagcaagcctggCCAGAGGGGCTGGGCTGCATGGTCTAGAGACAGGGATGCACCCACGGAGGTAGGGGAAGGCCTGGAAGACGGCCCTTGAAGACAAGGCCTCGCATCATCCTTCCAGACAACTGGCCCACACGCTGGTTCTTCAGAACATTTGGCCCTAGGGTGTGAACTTCCAGACGTGGGGTCAGACCAGCATCAAGGTGGAAAAGAGACCCGCCTGCTTGCAGAACCCTCGCTTGGAAAAAACAGTCGTGGAACAAGAGCACAATATTAGATATGGGCAGGAGAGGGCACCAATATTCCACGCTGTGCAGGGCTCAGGGCGCTCAGGGCTGGAGGTTCTCGTCTTGTCACGAACATCCCAAACCTGGCACAGACaggtctctcttttcttcctcttctcagcccACAGTTTGGGATCCCTTCCAAACTCACTGCTGCTACGGCACCTCCCCTCCTGGGTGTCCCCAGGAGTAGGTGTGAGCCATGATTAAACACTGGGGGAAAGATCTGACCTAGTAGGAAAACGGCCAGGTGCTTCCCAGTAGCAAAAGTGCTTGCTCATTCTCTGAACGGCAGGGCTGCCGGGACTGATGCCTGAGCAGGCTGGAGATGTAACTCGGGGTCACTAGGGAGTCAGGATTGCTGAGTGGTGTGGAGTCTGCCCAGTCTCATTCCAGGGACCTCAGCTGGGGtcgcaataaaaataaatacatttacacATGGTCCCAGTGGTCAGCACAGGAAACTCCAGGAGTGGTGGGCAGGAGCCCATGGCAGAGGTCAACTGTCTTACCTCCAAGGCAGGTCCAAGACTGGCCCAGCCCTTTCCTGCCTCGGGCCACTCTCTGAGGCACAGGCAGGGGTTGCTTTCCTGGGAAAGCATGTGTGCTTAGAGCTTTCTCTCCTGGGTCTCTCTGACACACTGCTGTGCCCCCAGGTGGGCCGCTGACCACCCAGTGCCTGCCGGGAGCCAGACCTCAACACGGCCATGCCCCTGTCTCAGGCCCTGCAGgagaaggtggggtggggtgcttgACATCCCCCCATGCTTCTGACTTGGGTGCCCCAGAAGTGTCTGGTGGTGGcatggggagagcaggaggaactAAGCATTGGGACTTCCTCATCCACCAGCGGCTGGAGACACTGTTGTGGCCACGGTGCCTTCCTCCAGACCGGTGGCCTAAAGCAGAGCTATGGCCTTATTCCCTGGAGGACCCAGGTACTGAGCGGAGGTGCCCATCGCCGGGGCCACGCTGTCTGGGGTTGAGTATGCAGCATAGAGACCTGTCACCTGCACATCAGGGAAGGTCTGGTCGCCGCCGCCAGAGACGGGGGTCAGGCTTGGGGCCCCCAGGTCACAGCCCAGTGGGGAGTCTCCAAAGGCCCCCAGCGTCTCCAGGCTGAAGCTGTCCTCCTTCATCTCTTCCCAAAGGTTACCTTGCAAAGACAAAAGCACCGGGGATGAGCTGGTTAAGGGCCAAAtagccctgagttcaaatcccctctTTAGGGAACAAGGGAAAAGGTCGTGTGTGATGTCCGAGGCTGTGTGTTGTTAGGAAGAGCGGAGAGGAAGCAGAGTTCTAATCCTGGTCTTCCTCCCGCTGCTGTGTGTCCCTGGGAAAGCCACTTTAGTCTCTGAGCTACAGCGTAAGATGGAGATGCTCCCAACACCCACCTCTCAGGGGAGGCCAGGGATAATGAATGGAAATTATTTGGTTCTCACTGAGCAGCATCACTGAGATTCAAGCCCAGAGGACAACACTGTTTCCCCTTccagggagaggggagcagggacATGGCATGTGCCTTTAGGCTGTGACAGACCTATTGGCTGGCTCTCCCGCCACCTGGTCCTGTTCCCTACTGAGGGGCAGGACACAGGGCTGGAACCCAGCAGGCACATGCGTGTTAGGGGCTGGATGAGTTGGGAGCCTTCGCTGATGCACACAATACCTTGGTTGGTTCTTGGATGTCTATGCACTCATCTTCTTACCCTTGACCTACTGAAGGGGGACACTGTGCCGCAGTGTgactccaccccccccacccccccgacATCGCGTGTATAACTTTGAAGCAACTGCTGAAGAAAAGTTTGAGATAGGAGGCTTAAATCCTAGATCTGCCCAGTGAGTAGCCAGGGGATCTAGGCTGGTGACTGGATTTCTCTTTGCTTCAGTGTCCTTATCAGCGGAATGAGGACCTGGGGTGGCAGGTGACGCCTAGGAAGTGCTTAGTTGGTATACAGCAGGTGCTTATTATGTGTTTAGTAGGTGGGGTGGTGGTTATAGTGATGATGCTAGGGGGGGTGCAGGCAGAGTGCTTCTGGGCTCCCATCTCCGCCCCTAACCCCGCCCAACCCCCCATGTCTTACACCTCACCCTGTAGAGCGAAGTCCATGATGCTGGGGTCCAGGGCATCCACCTCCGTATTCATGTCGGTGCTGATGTTGAGGAAGTCCCCAGGAGGCCTCCCCATGGCTGGCTGCGGGAGAGGCCCTGGGCTGAGATGGGGTAGGGCATGAAGTGGTGGGGTCTGAGCTGGTGCCGGGGAGTCTGGGTCCAGGTGTGTCTGGGGCTGGACCTGGTGGTGCAGGGGGATTGATTGCAGGGACAGGGTCATCAGTGGCTTTGGCGGGAGCTGGGAGGTGGCCAGGCAGCTGTGGACCATGGCCACTGTGGTGGCGTGAGTCGGCACGGTGGCCTCGGGCTCCCCTGGTTTGCCAGGACGCCGGCAGCTTTCCGGCCGGTCTGAGATGAGCTTGTCCAACTCCTCTGCAGACAAGTAGGAAATGTCACCCAGAAGTCCCTGCGGTCACCAGGCCCTAAGTCCCTGTGTACCACCCATGAGAATTTAGCAACTGTCTTAGACTGTTTCCTCTTCTCTGAGATGGCATGATACATCCTGCACAGGGTTACTATGGAGATGTGATGCCATCCCAAGCCATTAAAAGGCCTTCAAGGAATGGGAGTTGCCATGAACTCCTAAcagcaccctccctcccccagataGGACCTTACAGCGCAGACCTGTGGCCCTAAGACTTTAGCTGAACTCTCACCAGCCTTCAagagggagctgaggcagggaaGAAGGTCCCACGAGAAAGCCAGGTCATTAATCTTTACGGAGACCTTCCCACTCTCTGTATAGAAACAACACTGAAAACCCTTGCTGAGGGCTAAGAGCTGGATCCCCTTCTGCGAGAATGGAAAGAAGCAAAGCACAGACATCACTCTTTTCCAAAAAGTGTGCTTGTAGCCGGGcaacggtggcacatgcctttaatcccagcagtcgggaggcagaggcaggcagatctctgagttcgaggccagcctggtctagagagtgagaaccaggacaggcaccaaaaccacaaagagaaaccctgtctcgaaaaaaaaaaagtgagcgtGTGTACCCTAGAGCCCATGTCAAGATCAGAATACAGTCTCAGGTGTGGGCCCTTGCCTTCCggctttcttgagacaaggtctcccaagGTCAGCTCACCACCCTTCTCTATCACCCCACCTTGCCAAAGGATCGCTAGGATTACggatgcacactgccatgtccgatttacctgggttctggggatccaaactcgggtctCGCACTGCAGTTACGTTCTtttcccactcagccatctccccagccctgggaatcACTCCTGTCTGGCTGTTGCCTTTGTCTCCCTGGATGCAGCACCATGCTGATACTGGACCATAAGGGGCCTAAGATCTAGCCAGGCCCCTTTAGAGATGAGAATCTAGAAGGCCAGACGACCAGCCCAGCATCTCACAGCAAGCTGAGACCCAGGCCCGGGAGCCCTGGGATGAGTGCCGTGCTGGGCCTCCCTGGTAGTTTCTGCCAAAGCCTTGTCCcctgatcctcccatctctgcctctccaggacAGGGCTCACAGACACATGCTGCCATGGTCAGCTTTTACATaagatatttctctctctctctctctctctctctctctctctctctctctctctgtctctctctctctctgccacatgtgtgtgccacagcagaggccaggaaaacaaaaaaatgccgGATGCCCTGTatctggagctacagacagttgtgagccgcccaaCGTGGATACTAAACCAAACTTCCATCCTCCGTAAGACCGggaagtgctcttagccacccggccatctctccagccctctggttATTTCCAATATCCAGTCTGATACCATCCCAGAGCCGTGGAGTGAGAGATACAGGGATGGCGGATTCGACGGCGGCGTTTCACACGTCTCACCAGGTCCCTGCACTTGCCAGCTTCTAGACAGGGGCAGGGAGCCccgggaggctggggaggtggcggGTGCATGTGagtggtgggttgggggggggcgctCACCCGGGTTGGCCATGCTGCGGCGGATGGCCGCGAGGTCCTTCCTCTTCCACTTAtacatctcctcctccatcttgtcGATGCGCGCCAGGTTCAGGGCCCACAGGCAGCCCTTGCGGGAGGAGCCGCTGGATTTGGTTTCCACCTTCTCGAAGCACTTGTTGAGTGACAGGTTGTGCCTTACTGAATTCTTCCAGCCGTCGGGCGCCGTCTGTGGGGGGCACATGGAGGCCCGGTAGACTCCTCAGGTGATCCCCCGCCCCGCTACCCTAGCAATTCTTTACCTGTCTGGGTACATTCAAACTCATGCCTCTCAGGGCAGGACACAGGGGATTCCATCCACAATACCAGCTgtggtgaggacagggaagaCTGGGTGGGGGCTGTGGCATGCAAGAGGCCCTGCCCTGGGAGCTGCGGACCTGGAGTTGGACCCCAGCCCAGGGCTTCAGCaatgcctcttcttcctctcccactgGGTAGGGATTAGGGGACACTGATGCTGAGGGCTATGTAGCTGCCCAGTAAGTTCAATGCAAATCACTTTCAAAGGCTCACCGCTTCATTGCTAGGCAACCGGACACTGGGACCCAGCTCACCCAACCCATGTGGTCCAGCATTTCTACTCGGGACACTGTCCAGGCCCAAGAGCCTGGGATATGGGACTCCTAGCTGCCCGTTGTTCTTTGGGGTTTGAAGTTTACAGGGTGGCTATTGGCCAACCATGCTCCAGAGATGGACAGTTCTTCCTAAGTCCTTTTGAACCCGCCAGCAAAGGCTCCTGGTGAAGGTGCTTGGCATCCCGCTGTCTTGCTGAGTTTGTGCTGAATAACTAGGCTGGGCCCTCTGCTCTCGACACCAAGGCGCATGACGAGCTCCGCTTCATCCACCAGAACCCAGTTCAAAAGccccgttctctctctctctttttttttttttttttttttttttttgcttttcgagacagggtttctctgtgcagctttgcgccttttctggaactcgcttggtagcccaggctgtccttgaaactcacagagatccgcctgcttcctGACCTTCCTCTGCGTGCAGTGCCTTTGgtctgctggggttaaaggtcgAGCCGACCTGTGGCACACCACCAGCCGCTGTGGGGCCACGCTGCTGTACTTCTTCTCTCGCTCTCTGGTCACCATCTGCTCTCGGCGGCCTCCAAGCTGCCTGGCCCAGAGCACCTAGCTGGGGGTTTGGGGCACCTGAGGGGCAGCCGCAGACCGGCTAAACGAAGTGGGGCGCTCCGTAAGTGCCTCAGCCTTTAAGTGCTAGAGGAAGCTACTGGCAGTGCTAGCACGTTGGCCGCGGGAGAATACGGGCGATCGCGAGAGAGGGTGGTCGCGTGCATGCAGGTGCTCCTCCGCCCTCCCTGACCGgcaccctcccccccaccccgccctccaGACGCCCCCTTAGCCCCTTCCGACACGTACGGGACACCTGCTCCCTCTCACATGACACCTCGTACGCATCCTCGCTCACAGCGCCAGGCTGGCCCGCTCTATCGCCTGCCTCTTCAAGGCCATGGCGATCAGACAGCTGGACCAGAGGTGGGGGCCACACACAGGCCTCAGGTGACAGCCTAAGACCCCTCTGCTGGCACCAGCCCCTCCACACTCCCAGTGTTAGCTCTTCCTCCGCACTTTCCCTGGGCCCGGGCCTGTCCCTTCCCTACCCTTCTCCCAGCCCAGCCACTGCAGTGAGCTGAGAAATCACTCTTGCCCTTTGACCCCACTCCCATGGGCTTTTAGACTTCATCCCAGGTGCTCCCTCCCCGACCCCACCCAAAGCCCAAGGCACACCCTCCGCCCCCATTTCTGCAACTGACTTTTTAATCAGAAGAAACAGGCTCACAGAGGCCAAGCCATCCAGCCCGTGAGGATGGAGAACCAGTCTGATCCGGGGTCAGCTGACCGCATGCCAGTCCCTCCTAAGAGTGGGTCCCACCTGGGGGGGTTCCCTGGGGCGCCAGGTCACCTCTCCCATCTGCCTAAGGTGCCCCGGTGGCAGCCCCTGTGCCCCCCTCCTCCCGGGTCGTCAGACCTCACCTGTAGGAGTAGATGGGTTTGGGGTAGTGTTTGGGGTGCAGCTCCTGAGATGGATGTGCGGTCATGTGGGCTTGTGGGTAGGAAGGGCGTGCTGCAAACGGGGCGCCATAGAGGCCTGCAGGAGGGCACTTCACAGGAAGAGGCGGggccaggcagcagagagagaacgGAGGTGAGACGGAGCAGAGGTGACTCACAAACCCCAGCCCGGTTTCTAACTGCAGGGATTTCAACCCTGGAGATGCTCCGGGGTCCCCAGCAAGGCATGAATGGTGCCAGCGGCACAGGCATGGAGGGGATCTTATGCGTGCGAGCCTGGGGTGCAGGCGAGTGAATTCAGGAGAGTCCATCTCCGAGCTTGTGGTACCTGCtgggaccctggaggcagagggaacTGGAGTGGGGTCGGAGGTGAGTACAGCTGTGGTATTTCCTGTGGGCCCGAGGATGACGGGCTTCCTATGGGGAACTGGTTCATCTGCTCAGCCTGGAGAGGACGAGACAGAAGGTCAGGGAGGGGCagatgcatgcacgcacgcacgccgtCTTTCCCAGCCGTGTAGTGGCACTTACGCTGGCTCTGTGGCTGCCTATGGGGCCCAAACCCAGCATGCCTCTGGGGGCCATGGCAGCTTGGCCCCGGAGCAGGGGACGAGGGGTCGCACCCACACTCAGGTCTGCTGCCCCAGCCAAGGCACCTGCAGGAGGAAGGTACAGAGAAAGCCGTTTGCTGGAAATGGTGGCCACAGTGGGGGATGGGGGCCACCCTCCACCCCAGGACCAGGCATGCAGCAAGCGCTTCCAAATCCCTTTTCTGGAATGTGGTGGTTAGCGGTGGGGTTCCTATAACCTGTGTCACCTGGCCAGCCTCAGGGTCCCCGTTTCTACTGACCCCTCACCTATTTACAAAGTTGTGACTGTTAAATGAGATGCTGCCAACCAAGCATTCAGCACATGATTGGGCACGTGATAAAATCCCAATTAATGTGAgccaataatgatgatgatgacagacCACCTTGGCTCCTGTCCTTCATGGGCTAAAGCAccaatttattcatttcctcaaaGGCTTAATGGTTCCTTGAGAGCTCTAGATTTAGATACAAGAGTATctatccccctcttcctccctgagCTCTGCTAAACTGCCAAAGATTAGCCCAAGAATAACAGATGTGCATCTGCTTCCAGTGCTGGGTCTGTGACAGACATTACTAATCCATCACAGAGTCTCATTGCACCACCTCTAATCAAGTAAAAGTGACCTGTAAAAGGCTGCTGGGCCCTGACTTATTTTACCATGTACCAAACCCTGACAGCTTTAAGATGCCTCCCATATGGACCACTGGCAACACCCTACAGATGAGGAATCTGAGTGGAGGGGCAGGAACATCCCAGTGCTGCATAGCTCTCTTACAGGGCTCTAGATTAGAGTTAGAAAACTGACCAGTGGGCTGAACCTGGCCCATAGCCTGGtttgtcaataaagttttattggcacataCTTATTTGTTTACATACAGTCTGTGGCTAGGTTTTCACCATCAACGTCTATACTGAAGAGCTTCAACGTATATACTTTAtgaattaaaaagtttaaaacaatCTATTTCTAGCAAAGGTACAGCAGAGCgcgcctataattccagcactcgggaggccgggataggaggatctggagttcatagccagcctgggatatttagggagaccctgtctcaaaagtaaatatttcCTGGTCCTTCATGGAAGACGGGCATCAGCGGCCGCTTGCTGTGCACAGTGCTCAAGAAAAATTTGCCCACAGAGCCGTCCTGCCAGACACTGATGTCCACTTCCGCCCTGTTCTCACGCGGCAGTGGCTTTTCTGCCGCTCTCCATCAACGCCGTCTTCAGTCTACTTTCTTTGATTACAACTCTCTGTCATTTACAGAGCACCTCACCTACTAGGTGCCAAGATTCTCTCAGAATCTTCTAGAACAGAGGGCAGTACCCTCGTTTCCTAAAGGGCCGGACAGCAAAGGCTTTAGGCCTTCAGAAAATCTAAAGCCCACTTCAGCACTTGCAAGGCCGGGCCTCGGCTCGCATTTGGCCCCTCACAAGTCTGTTAAAGTGTGAGGCATGCCATTTTCATACCACTAAGGAAGTGTGGACCTGCTCCCAGAAAGACGGGATtctccccattttacagagatggacagagagatcagagagacggAGGGACCTCTCTGGGGCCACTCAGCAGGCTAGTGGCAGGGCCAGGGGTCCCCTCCTCCCCTTGAGCCTACCTGGGTGTGGACGCAGCACACTGGGGCCACCCAGCTCTGTCCGCCCGCTGGCCATCTGCTGCAGCCGAGGCACGTCCACGGCTGTGAGCCAAGACAGCGACTGCAGGTCCCCGGGGAGGTCATCGTCACCCATGGGAGGCAGGAGTCTGTTCCAAACACAAAACCTCAAAATCCAGAACTTACTGAGTACCTCCATCCTGCCACAGTGGAAAACTCCACACCTTGGATCATTTGAGGGGGCCACCGTCCAAATGTGGGTACAATGAAAACAGTGCATATAAATCCCTTCCTGCTGGACATGTGAGACAGGCAGGACACCCGTGAATTCCATCTTTTGTCTCTGGTCCCTCAGCAAAGATGGCTCCACAAACCaccaaattgaaatttaaaacacTTCCGGTCCCAAACCCTTGGAATaaggtatgtgcatatgtaaaaGGGGTTTTACATATGGTAAACTGAGGTTCATCACAATGAGTCCCTTGGTCAAGGTCAGGTGTTGTGACCCAGGCAGCTCCTGGAGCACCACGAGGCCTACAGTCATTAGCAGGCTGACAAAGACATGCATGGAGTACACATATCGCTTTCTGTAGAAAGAAGCCAAGaagccgccgggcggtggtggtgcacaccttcaatcccagcactcaggaggcaaagcaggcggatctctgtgagtttgaggccagcctgggctaccagagtgagttccaggaaaggcgcaaagctacacagagaaaccctgcctcagaaaacaaaacaaaaagaaaaagaaagaaagaaagaagccgtGCCAGGCAGGATGACTCTGATAGCCCTGAAGTCCCATGTGCTATGTGGCCAACAGCTTTGTGGTGGCAtcttgtgtgtgctgtgctgGGACGCCCATACCACACCCCAGCCCGATCTCCTCAGCACCGAGAGCTGTCTGCTCTGTGGCCAAGAGACCACAACCTACACCCTGCCCTCGAGTTTAAACCAACGTGAGACGGGTCTCGGGAAGAGTGGAGTGAGGGGGGGGGGACCCGTGCCCTAGAACCACAGCCTCTAGGTTCCTCCCGCATCTGTGGGGGGTTCCTATGTGGCCCACTGGCCAGTCATTCCTTTGCTGACATCCCTGTTACCTCCAAGctcactctctcccttcccatttcTGCCCCCTTGTGTGCCAGAGCCACAGTTAGTGTTGCCATGACCACACTGCTCAGTTGTCACAGGCCTGGGCCCGCAGCCCATGAAGCCACGGTCAGGTGACCCTCGGCTACCTTGGCCATTGGTTGCCTCGTAGGAAAACAGGGCCTGGAAATCATTTGAAAACCGGCCGGTCCATGTCAGTGGCAACAGTTGGCCCGGCTGCTGTCCTCTGGTGGCCCATTGTGCCACCAACGACTGTTGCCCCTGCGGCACGTGGCCCCCATTGTTCCGAGTCTCGGTGCTATTGTTTCTGTGGTTTCCCGACCGCCACCCCTTTGGCCGGCTCATAACTCATCTATCTGACTGACAGTCCTGGCCCTGGCCTGAGCCATGCCATCTGTCCCCGAGGCCCCCAGAGACGACGGTGTAAAGGGAGGGGCTGACCCCACTCTCTTGTCTTCACCCCAGAGCCAGCCAGCCTCCCAGGGAAGCCTGGGAGAGCCCCACGCCTTCCCGATCACCCATGCCGCTCTGCTTAGGACTGggcgggggagggagaggcaCGTCCCGACTTTCAGATTTCATAAGGCAGGAACTCTGCAAGGCTCCAGGACGCTGACCTGGTCTAGAACCTGCCAGGGATGAATCCAAGAAGCAGCGTGCACAGTTGGCAGGGCCTCAAGCTTGGGATTCTCATCCTGGATTCCCTTAAGTCACCtgcttaacctctctgtgcctcgGCTTTTCACCTGTAAATCACAGACAACTGTCCTTGTCACGGGACGTCATGAGCGTCCAGCCTGTGAAACCCTGAACAGCACCTGGTTCCCAACACATGCACTGTGATCATTATTTCTTTTTCGGCTGTTAGTACCAATCTTCGCATCGCAATTAAGAATAGCCAGGCTCAGAGTCAGCAAACACACAGCCCGACCACTGCCGCTAACCGCTTCTACTCACGGGGACACCCTTGAAGTCCGGCCCTGTGCTGTCCCCATTTTACATATAGAGAAACTGAGTCCCTGGGCTGTCTGTCCCTGGGTTGTGAGCTGTTTCCGGTGAAGACTCCTGGAAACGATTCTCATAGGTGCTTCACCGGAGCGGagcaggtgtggggtggggtagtGCTGTCCTGGTGGCGGCCTCATTTCCCTGCATTCTTTGGTCACC
This window contains:
- the Foxn4 gene encoding forkhead box protein N4 isoform X1; this encodes MIESDIPPKMSGMIRSSGLSHHRSPQEFRLLPPMGDDDLPGDLQSLSWLTAVDVPRLQQMASGRTELGGPSVLRPHPGALAGAADLSVGATPRPLLRGQAAMAPRGMLGLGPIGSHRASAEQMNQFPIGSPSSSGPQEIPQLYSPPTPLQFPLPPGSQQCPPAGLYGAPFAARPSYPQAHMTAHPSQELHPKHYPKPIYSYSCLIAMALKRGRSGSRRISVIYRASMCPPQTAPDGWKNSVRHNLSLNKCFEKVETKSSGSSRKGCLWALNLARIDKMEEEMYKWKRKDLAAIRRSMANPEELDKLISDRPESCRRPGKPGEPEATVPTHATTVAMVHSCLATSQLPPKPLMTLSLQSIPLHHQVQPQTHLDPDSPAPAQTPPLHALPHLSPGPLPQPAMGRPPGDFLNISTDMNTEVDALDPSIMDFALQGNLWEEMKEDSFSLETLGAFGDSPLGCDLGAPSLTPVSGGGDQTFPDVQVTGLYAAYSTPDSVAPAMGTSAQYLGPPGNKAIALL
- the Foxn4 gene encoding forkhead box protein N4 isoform X2 encodes the protein MIESDIPPKMSGMIRSSGLSHHRSPQEFRLLPPMGDDDLPGDLQSLSWLTAVDVPRLQQMASGRTELGGPSVLRPHPGALAGAADLSVGATPRPLLRGQAAMAPRGMLGLGPIGSHRASMNQFPIGSPSSSGPQEIPQLYSPPTPLQFPLPPGSQQCPPAGLYGAPFAARPSYPQAHMTAHPSQELHPKHYPKPIYSYSCLIAMALKRGRSGSRRISVIYRASMCPPQTAPDGWKNSVRHNLSLNKCFEKVETKSSGSSRKGCLWALNLARIDKMEEEMYKWKRKDLAAIRRSMANPEELDKLISDRPESCRRPGKPGEPEATVPTHATTVAMVHSCLATSQLPPKPLMTLSLQSIPLHHQVQPQTHLDPDSPAPAQTPPLHALPHLSPGPLPQPAMGRPPGDFLNISTDMNTEVDALDPSIMDFALQGNLWEEMKEDSFSLETLGAFGDSPLGCDLGAPSLTPVSGGGDQTFPDVQVTGLYAAYSTPDSVAPAMGTSAQYLGPPGNKAIALL